Proteins encoded in a region of the Neodiprion lecontei isolate iyNeoLeco1 chromosome 5, iyNeoLeco1.1, whole genome shotgun sequence genome:
- the LOC107225124 gene encoding guanine nucleotide exchange factor subunit Rich yields the protein MFFPIGWPRVLNIPETEKIRAVVCNRDKILFAILTDDVVAIWYCKPCVPIVFVRRPQDSIIKYGENVLVQWRPDSSMLVIGTSDSYLLFYRLTEYRVEGRGLYEQKDSPVSSLRRDSAELFIKEVIPPIVLTLEKSVWVDGGISSLVCIRDELMLATQTSHVIRYKWDGSVNRDYSLDLRRIPFSVDQQVSTLAVPITENNVYVSDIEYSPLVGGFAVTLSNGKAAFLTAQSLKFDPNQVQGIWARDLDDATCAAVNHKYRLIAVGRQNSQGVVYYVDETTGGLEVSHTLSLLSKDYPGTPGSVKCLKWTPDGCAIALAWEGGGLAIWSTFGALLLCTLKWDYGLRVDLMRDNPLHIHAVEWSAEGYQLWMLQESPEPTLSEETGDQNFSRKRFLVQLDFVKSPLTVNPCMSHHGHLYLQGEDRLYLNLGGGGVSTSSSVLYPSNESPLDISNQALAGCKQWLVVPIPSAYSGSNWPIRYTAIDEKGLSIAVAGRAGLAHYSLPPRKWKLFGNETQERDFIVTGGLLWYRGHLIAGSYSLLEDKDEIRIYPRDTRLDNSYAKNIKMPAQVLLLNTLKERLLTFCANGQVSIYDMVLEGDEGISGIELTRIQTVDISGLCVHPACVVSATLTTIRAETAGSHPHPESLLLNVSGRLLMVQRDHCNDNSEVLYACSAPTVLASCVENVWVPWRSRRDKPHLTEALWLFCGAHGMRVWLPLFPRNHQEKAHTFMSKRIMLLFHLRIYPMAILFEDAILLGAENDTVLYTSDTNSPFSLPFSVLELTSQVYLHQILRQLICRNLGYHAWEIARSCSALPYFPHSLELLLHEVLEEEATSKEPIPDAQLPSIVEFIREFPGVWARAVVQCARKTEIALWPYLFSVAGPPKKLLQDCLQRQQLDTAASYLIILQNLEPSSVSRQHATLLLDAALEQGRWELSKDLVRFLRAIDPNDVESPRTSWGGTGKLGGPPQTPSVSPHEEDLSFVLGTMQVSRSRSYSTTTTPKVQIETTTKDVAPSSVLEKTRNVVMRRKKSVPTAKSEKTENKEGSAEEFFIDVILQRHARRLLTARRLADLGRFAARLDFHLVTWFARERDRAAKIDDYISALKTVHEDFGFPYPVLSLPMLQKIRRASITSLRSMRSISIEHPDENELKPNFAVDLPDSGYTSLPGGRPPYTSLISPVASLESQFPAVEAKLAPHMLQDESSVLSDSSTVWREDVESIVGNGIGPVCWEAEPVEPTDIHVSASCGSTSRGEVQLRYLLQLFLEGGCLGWATVLATVLRDSPAMARIVRAANAPSQTLDSVINLRDGLIALTRWSNTECLGYKPFMLGIQVHLTMLNRLISTKQQPEQEQIPESPSPSPAPSSGSNPRGTISRSRHSSISHTSTTAPLEEETSHDSSLTMEADLRGSLNNVNVVESNNIQSGCIIS from the exons ATGTTTTTTCCGATAGGATGGCCAAGGGTATTGAACATACCTGAAACCGAGAAAATACGCGCTGTCGTTTGCAACAGGGATAAAATATTGTTCGCAATTCTAACGGATGACGTGGTTGCCATCTGGTATTGTAAG CCATGTGTGCCAATTGTGTTTGTAAGGCGTCCACAAGATTCTATAATCAAATACGGGGAGAATGTATTAGTCCAATGGCGTCCAGATTCAAGTATGCTGGTCATCGGG ACATCGGACAGCTACCTTTTATTTTATCGGTTGACAGAGTACAGAGTCGAGGGAAGAGGACTTTATGAGCAGAAAGACTCACCTGTTAGTAGTTTAAGACGCGACAGTGCCGAATTATTCATCAAGGAGGTGATCCCACCAATTGTTTTGACTCTG GAAAAGTCGGTATGGGTTGATGGTGGAATCAGTTCATTAGTCTGCATCAGGGATGAATTAATGTTAGCAACACAGACGAGTCACGTAATTCGCTACAAGTGGGATGGAAGTGTGAATCGTGATTATTCTCTCGATTTGCGTAGAATTCCATTTAGTGTCGACCAACAAGTGTCCACGTTAGCTGTGCCCATTActgaaaataatgtttatGTTTCGGATATTGAATATTCGCCTTTAGTCGGAGGTTTCGCCGTCACACTAAGCAATGGAAAAGCGGCATTTCTCACTGCTCAGTCGTTGAAATTTGATCCCAAC CAAGTACAGGGCATATGGGCCAGAGATTTGGATGACGCGACTTGTGCTGCTGTTAATCATAAATATCGGCTTATTGCTGTTGGTAGACAAAA TTCTCAAGGTGTGGTGTACTACGTCGATGAAACTACTGGTGGCTTGGAGGTTTCCCACACTCTAAGCCTTTTGTCTAAAGATTATCCCGGCACACCAGGATCTGTCAAGTGTTTAAAATGGACTCCAGATGGTTGTGCAATTGCTTTAGCTTGGGAAGGAGGTGGATTAGCAATATGGAGTACATTCGGCGCGCTGTTACTTTGCACTTTGAAATGGGATTACGGATTGAGAGTAGACTTAATGAGAGACAATCCACTACACATCCATGCAGTG GAATGGTCGGCAGAAGGTTACCAATTATGGATGCTTCAAGAGTCACCTGAGCCAACATTGTCTGAGGAAACTGGTGACCAAAATTTTAGTCGAAAACGGTTCCTTGTTCAGTTGGATTTTGTAAAGAGTCCTTTAACCGTAAATCCATGCATG AGTCACCATGGGCATTTATATCTGCAAGGTGAGGATCGTTTGTATTTAAATTTAGGTGGCGGAGGGGTATCGACGAGTAGCAGTGTACTGTATCCCTCAAACGAATCACCGTTAGATATTTCAAATCAGGCACTTGCCGGATGTAAACAGTGGCTAGTTGTTCCCATACCAAGTGCGTACAGTGGCTCGAACTGGCCGATTCGG TATACTGCCATAGATGAAAAAGGGCTTAGTATAGCAGTAGCCGGTCGTGCGGGCTTGGCACATTATTCTTTACCACCCAGAAAGTGGAAACTTTTTGGTAACGAAACACAGGAGCGTGATTTCATTGTCACTGGAGGCTTGTTATGGTATCGAGGTCATCTAATTGCCGGAAGTTACTCATTGCTGGAGGATAAAGATGAGATCAGAATCTATCCCAGAGACACGCGATTAGATAATAGTTatgcaaaaaatatcaaaatgcCTGCTCAGGTTTTATTGCTGAACACATTAAAAGAAAGATTACTCACGTTTTGTGCCAATGGACAAGTCAGTATTTACGATATGGTGCTAGAAGGTGATGAAG GTATAAGTGGTATAGAGCTTACAAGAATACAGACTGTAGATATTAGCGGTCTATGTGTTCATCCAGCGTGCGTTGTGAGCGCTACGTTAACTACGATTCGAGCGGAAACAGCTGGTAGTCATCCGCATCCTGAAAGTCTATTACTAAATGTCTCTGGACGATTACTGATGGTTCAGCGCGATCACTGCAATGATAATTCTGAAGTG CTGTATGCTTGTAGTGCGCCAACAGTACTTGCTTCATGTGTTGAAAATGTTTGGGTTCCTTGGAGATCACGACGAGATAAACCTCATTTGACCGAAGCATTGTGGCTGTTCTGTGGAGCTCATGGTATGAGAGTTTGGCTTCCTCTATTTCCAAGGAATCACCAAGAGAAGGCACACACATTTATGAGTAAAAGAATAATGTTGCTTTTTCATTTGAGAATATATCCAATGGCTATACTTTTTGAAGATGCAATTTTACTTGGGGCTGAAAATGATACTGTTTTATACACATCGGATACAAACTCACCGTTCTCTCTGCCTTTCAGTGTATTGGAGTTAACG AGTCAAGTCTACTTACATCAGATACTACGTCAATTAATTTGTCGGAATTTGGGGTACCATGCATGGGAGATTGCGCGGTCGTGTTCGGCTCTACCATATTTTCCTCATTCTTTAGAACTTCTGTTACACGAGGTTTTAGAAGAAGAAGCCACCAGCAAGGAACCAATTCCTGATGCTCAATTACCCTCCATTGTTGAATTTATACGTGAATTTCCTGGTGTCTGGGCTCGTGCAGTTGTTCAATGTGCCAGAAAAACGGAAATAGCACTTTGGCCGTATCTGTTCTCCGTGGCTGGACCACCTAAGAAATTACTTCAAGACTGTCTCCAAAGACAACAGCTTGATACTGCTGCTAGTTATTTGATAATTCTACAAAATTTGGAACCCTCCTCAGTGAGCAGGCAACATGCAACTCTTTTACTTGATGCTGCTTTAGAACAGGGAAGGTGGGAACTCTCCAAAGATTTAGTACGATTCCTCAGAGCGATTG ATCCGAACGACGTGGAATCGCCCCGTACATCATGGGGCGGGACAGGCAAACTTGGCGGACCACCGCAAACTCCTTCTGTATCTCCTCATGAAGAAGATCTGTCATTTGTCTTGGGTACTATGCAAGTATCGAGGAGTAGAAGTTACAGCACTACTACAACTCCTAAAGTTCAGATTGAAACAACGACTAAGGATGTAGCCCCATCTTCCGTTTTGGAGAAGACCAGAAATGTAGTAATGAGGCGAAAGAAGTCTGTCCCAACTGCCAAGTCtgagaaaactgaaaataa AGAGGGATCAgcagaagaattttttattgacGTTATTCTGCAGCGACATGCAAGGCGATTATTAACTGCCAGACGACTTGCAGATCTAGGAAGATTTGCTGCACGACTTGATTTTCATCTAGTTACCTGGTTTGCACGCGAACGTGACCGAGCTGCCAAAATTGATGACTATATTAGTGCCCTGAAGACAGTTCATGAAGATTTTGGATTCCCTTATCCTGTGCTGTCGTTACCAATGTTACAGAAAATCAGGCGTGCTAGTATCACTTCTTTGAGATCGATGAGATCTATTAGTATAGAACATCccgatgaaaatgaattaaaacCGAACTTTGCTGTTGATTTACCTGACAGTGGATACACTAGTTTACCAGGAGGCAGGCCTCCATATACAAGTTTAATATCTCCTGTTGCTAGTTTGGAATCACAGTTTCCAGCCGTCGAAGCCAAACTTGCACCGCACATGTTGCAAG ATGAAAGCAGTGTTTTAAGCGATTCCAGTACAGTTTGGAGGGAGGACGTTGAATCAATTGTAGGAAATGGTATTGGTCCAGTTTGCTGGGAGGCAGAGCCAGTCGAACCAACTGACATACATGTCTCTGCATCCTGTGGTTCTACGAGTCGTGGAGAGGTACAGTTGAGATACCTTCTGCAGCTCTTTTTGGAAGGCGGCTGTTTGGGCTGGGCTACTGTATTGGCTACCGTTCTCAGAGATTCACCAGCTATGGCGAGAATTGTTAGAGCTGCAAATGCTCCATCGCAGACTTTAGATTCAGTCATAAATTTACGTGACGGGCTGATAGCACTAACAAGGTGGTCAAATACTGAATG CTTGGGATACAAACCATTCATGCTTGGCATTCAAGTACACCTGACTATGTTGAATCGCTTGATATCAACAAAGCAGCAACCGGAACAGGAGCAAATTCCAGAAAGTCCATCTCCAAGCCCTGCCCCTTCGTCAGGTAGTAATCCCCGCGGAACAATTTCACGATCGAGACATTCCTCAATTAGTCATACATCAACAACTGCACCGCTAGAAGAGGAGACATCCCACGATTCCTCATTAACTATGGAAGCTGATTTGCGTGGAAGCCTTAACAACGTTAATGTAGTGGAAAGCAATAATATTCAATCAGGGTGCATCATCTCTTAG
- the LOC107222106 gene encoding protein canopy 4, translating to MSNTRCYKVNKTMYKTIVVILCVLHAVYGGPEEEEGVKYANKCEVCKVLATELEARLEETGKSRDVLEIGYSVDDVAPKKKKEYKKSELRLVESLEGICERILEYNIHKEREDSTRFSKGMSQTFKTLHGLVDKGVKVDLGIPYELWDKPSVEITTLKTQCESLLENHEGDIEEWYFEHQGIIPLSRYLCSDRALKGQDDTCLKEKGETGRPKIEQKKNKKNSRKNNKENENRPKNEKEEL from the exons ATGTCCAACACGCGCTGTTACAAAGTGAATAAAACCATGTACAAGACAATAGTAGTGATTCTCTGTGTACTGCACGCCGTTTATGGAGGACCAGAAGAAGAGGAAGGTGTAAAATACGCTAATAAATGCGAAG TGTGCAAAGTTCTTGCCACAGAGCTCGAGGCTCGGTTGGAAGAAACAGGAAAGTCTCGAGATGTTTTGGAAATAGGTTACTCGGTAGACGACGTGGCtccaaagaagaagaaagaatacAAGAAATC aGAACTGAGATTGGTTGAATCTCTCGAGGGAATATGCGAAAGAATACTCGAATACAATATTCATAAGGAAAGGGAAGACAGCACCAGGTTTTCCAAGGGAATGAGTCAAACCTTCAAAACTCTGCATGGTCTAGT GGACAAGGGTGTAAAGGTCGACTTGGGTATACCATATGAACTTTGGGACAAGCCATCAGTAGAGATAACTACGCTAAAAACTCAGTGTGAGTCTCTACTGGAAAATCATGAAGGTGACATTGAGGAATGGTATTTTGAACATCAAGGAATTATTCCATTGAGCCG ATATCTGTGTTCCGATCGGGCATTGAAAGGACAAGATGACACTTGCTTAAAGGAAAAGGGTGAAACTGGACGACCTAAAAtcgaacaaaagaaaaataagaagaattctcgtaaaaacaataaagaaaatgaaaacagacCAAAGAATGAGAAAGAAGAATTATAA
- the LOC107222120 gene encoding 28S ribosomal protein S33, mitochondrial — protein MSRYVDLAKVTTNYANRMNRLSNKIFGEVVRTTNAPSMKVVKLFSAKPMNKRQEVVDWYPRHPEIGKLMMRLREYGLFRDEHEDFKDEMKRLRILRGKGKPEKGESKKITL, from the coding sequence ATGAGCCGTTACGTCGATCTTGCTAAAGTTACAACAAATTATGCAAATCGCATGAATCGTCTGAGCAACAAAATATTTGGAGAAGTGGTCCGAACTACAAATGCACCATCAATGAAGGTCGTTAAGTTGTTCAGTGCAAAGCCTATGAATAAACGGCAAGAGGTCGTCGATTGGTATCCAAGGCATCCcgaaattggaaaattaatgatGAGACTTCGCGAGTATGGTCTATTCAGAGATGAACACGAGGACTTTAAAGATGAGATGAAACGTTTGAGAATTCTACGTGGCAAAGGCAAGCCTGAGAAGGGAGAGAGCAAGAAAATAACATTGTAA
- the LOC107222118 gene encoding N-sulphoglucosamine sulphohydrolase has protein sequence MQEEVSLCMKMPRGKILIVAAASLLASLILPELAYADANPTSPRSPRNVLLLLADDGGFEMRSYRNKVCQSPNLDILAKNGLIFNNAYTSVSSCSPSRAALLTGLPSHTNGMYGLHQGVHHFNSFDDVKSLPKILGQNNIKTGIIGKKHVGPSNVYPFDFSHTEENHSILQVGRNITKIKLLVREFLSVNKTKPFFLYVAFHDPHRCGHTHPEYGNFCEKFGNGEQGMGTIPDWNPIYYQWKQVQLPYFVQDTEAARRDLAAQYTTISRLDQGVGLVLKELEDAGFKDDTLVIYTSDNGIPFPSGRTNLYDPGMAEPMMISSPYHKQRRNQVTYSMTSLLDIVPTVLDWFNISDTTQFDDNNVSPRISRTGKSLLPLLSQEPLENDTAVFASHTHHEITMYYPMRAIRTKRHKLIHNLNYKMPFPIDQDFYISPSFQDLLNRTRNKQPVPWYKSLKSYYNRPEWELYDLKYDPEELTNIAFKPSMKYIVTKLQTRLFNWQQATHDPWLCAPSGVLEDAGAYKNNPQCMPLDNFNQ, from the exons atgcaGGAAGAGGTTTCTCTCTGCATGAAGATGCCACGCGGGAAGATTCTCATCGTTGCTGCTGCTTCACTTCTGGCTTCCCTGATTTTACCTGAGCTTGCATACGCAGATGCGAATCCAACATCCCCTAGGTCACCCAGGAATGTGCTGTTGCTTTTAG CTGACGATGGAGGTTTTGAAATGCGATCGTACAGAAACAAAGTTTGTCAATCTCCCAATCTGGATATTCTGGCGAAGAATGgattgattttcaacaatgCTTACACGTCAGTAAGCAGTTGTTCACCAAG CCGTGCCGCACTCCTCACCGGACTTCCAAGCCATACAAATGGGATGTATGGGCTTCACCAAGGTGTACATCATTTCAATTCCTTTGACGATGTAAAGAGCCTACCTAAAATCTTGGGTCAAAATAACATTAAAACAG GAATTATTGGCAAGAAGCACGTCGGACCCAGCAACGTTTATccattcgatttttcacacaCGGAAGAGAACCATTCAATTCTTCAAGTTGGAAGGAACATAACTAAAATCAAGCTCCTTGTTCGGGAATTTCTGTCTGTTAATAAAACCAA ACCCTTCTTCCTCTACGTTGCTTTTCATGATCCCCATCGCTGTGGCCACACGCACCCTGAGTACGgcaatttttgtgaaaaatttggaaacgGTGAACAGGGAATGGGCACTATTCCTGATTGGAATCCTATTTACTACCAGTGGAAACAAGTTCAGTTACCTTACTTCGTCCAAGATACCGAAGCTGCTCGTCGTGACTTAGCTGCACAGTATACAACAATTTCGAGACTTGATCAAG GAGTGGGACTGGTACTGAAGGAGCTTGAGGATGCTGGTTTTAAAGATGACACACTTGTTATTTATACCTCTGATAATGGTATTCCCTTTCCTAGTGGCCGGACTAATCTGTACGATCcag GCATGGCAGAGCCGATGATGATATCATCCCCATATCACAAGCAACGTAGAAATCAAGTAACTTACAGCATGACCTCACTACTTGATATCGTACCAACTGTACTAGACTGGTTCAATATTTCTGACACAACACAATTTGACGACAACAATGTATCACCTCGAATCTCACGCACCGGAAAATCTCTTCTTCCTCTACTCAGTCAAG AGCCTCTCGAAAATGATACAGCTGTCTTTGCAAGTCATACGCATCACGAAATCACCATGTACTATCCAATGCGAGCAATCAGAACAAAGCGACATAAGCTTATCCATAATCTTAATTACAAGATGCCATTCCCAATTGATCAAGATTTTTATATATCGCCATCGTTTCag GATCTTCTGAACAGAACGCGTAATAAGCAACCAGTACCTTGGTATAAGTCTTTGAAGTCATACTATAACAGACCAGAGTGGGAGTTATATGACCTGAAATATGACCCTGAGGAACTCACTAATATTGCATTCAAACCATCCATGAAG taCATAGTTACAAAGTTACAAACCAGATTGTTCAACTGGCAACAAGCCACCCATGACCCCTGGTTATGTGCTCCAAGTGGAGTTCTCGAAGATGCAGGTGCTTACAAAAATAATCCGCAATGCATGCCACTGGATAACTTCAACCAATGA
- the LOC107222119 gene encoding phosphomannomutase, translating to MANKKIICLFDVDGTLTTPRQVVKPDMEKFLLQTVRKEFDIALVGGSDLVKILEQMGGSDVVNNFKYVFAENGLIAYRDGKQIATETILDALGEDQLQELLNFCLRYIADLKIPVKRGTFIEFRSGLINVSPIGRNCSRDERNAFNEYDKENLIRPKFVQALKKEFAHLPLTFSIGGQISIDIFPNGWDKTYCLKYIEGYEEIHFFGDKTEAGGNDHEIYESDLTIGHRVTSPEDTIRQVKMLMALVKEKQSKGQLPVPMQCL from the exons ATGGCTAATAAAAAGATCATCTGTTTGTTCGACGTTGATGGAACACTGACTACTCCGCGTCAG GTTGTTAAACCAGATATGGAAAAGTTTTTGCTGCAAACAGTGAGAAAAGAATTTGATATTGCCCTTGTTGGTGGTTCTGATTTGGTGAAGATTTTAGAGCAGATGGGAGGAAGCGACgttgtgaataatttcaaatatgtGTTTGCTGAGAATGGGCTGATTGCCTACCGTGATGGAAAGCAGATCGCTACCGAG ACAATCTTAGATGCGCTTGGAGAAGATCAGTTACAGGAGTTATTAAATTTCTGTCTACGATATATTGCAGACCTCAAAATACCAGTCAAACGTGGTACTTTCATAGAGTTTCGGTCTGGCTTGATAAATGTCTCGCCTATAGGGCGGAACTGCAGCAGAGATGAGCGCAACGCGTTCAATGAATatgacaaagaaaatctaattcGACCAAAATTTGTTCAGGCCTTAAAAAAAGAGTTTGCTCACCTGCCACTCACCTTTAGTATAG GTGGCCAGATATCTATagatatttttccaaatggGTGGGATAAGACTTACTGTTTGAAGTACATTGAGGGATATGAGGAGATTCATTTCTTCGGTGACAAAACTGAAGCGGGTGGCAACGACCATGAAATTTATGAGAGTGATCTTACAATTGGTCATCGAGTCACTAGTCCTGAGGATACCATCAGGCAGGTCAAGATGTTGATGGCTCTTGTGAAGGAAAAACAGTCCAAGGGTCAGCTTCCTGTTCCAATGCAATGTCTTTAA